The Opitutaceae bacterium genome has a window encoding:
- a CDS encoding SUF system NifU family Fe-S cluster assembly protein → MSELSDLYQEIILDHNRRPRNYGKLDHPTHQAQGHNPLCGDEISVFIKLADGRITDITFDGQGCAISKASASLMTSRLKGKTLEEVRSVASDVRQLLTGPEGEAVDLEKLGDLAALEGVRKYAVRVKCATLAWHALEAALEGSQETTTE, encoded by the coding sequence ATGTCAGAACTCAGCGACCTCTATCAGGAAATCATCCTCGACCATAATCGGCGGCCCCGCAATTACGGCAAGCTCGACCACCCCACCCACCAGGCCCAGGGGCATAACCCCCTCTGCGGCGACGAGATCTCGGTTTTCATCAAGTTGGCGGACGGCCGAATCACGGATATCACCTTCGATGGGCAAGGGTGCGCGATCTCCAAGGCTTCCGCCTCGCTCATGACCTCGCGTCTCAAGGGCAAGACCCTCGAAGAGGTCCGCTCAGTAGCCTCAGACGTGCGCCAATTGTTGACCGGCCCGGAAGGCGAAGCGGTCGACCTGGAGAAACTCGGCGACCTGGCCGCACTCGAAGGAGTCCGGAAATACGCGGTCCGGGTCAAGTGCGCCACCCTGGCCTGGCACGCGCTCGAAGCCGCGCTCGAGGGCAGTCAGGAAACCACGACAGAATGA